Proteins found in one Scardovia inopinata JCM 12537 genomic segment:
- a CDS encoding ParA family protein has protein sequence MSNVSRETLPEDSSSNVSDNASPEQPEPVFESAQDVLKRIFGNSSSGFGSELVGEKERLEKINKAKFRHPKKTRIIAVSNQKGGVGKTTSAVNLAAAFAEAGLRILVIDMDPQGNASTALGVSHGSDDITVYDVIEGQADMSEAVQKCPDLKKLDVIPSSIDLSGAELEIVDMENRTDLLKIQLKKYLNSCDKPYDYVIIDCAPSLGLLVLNALCAAHEVLIPIQAEYYALEGLGQLLHTIQLVQRSLNKGLIISSMLVTMFDKRTLLSKEVYDQIKEHYKDIVLNTTIPRSVRISEAPSFNQSVITYDKRGNGAIAYREAALEINKRSRNVLEMLDQKGIE, from the coding sequence ATGTCGAATGTTTCACGTGAAACATTACCAGAAGATTCTTCTTCGAATGTGTCTGATAATGCTTCTCCTGAGCAACCTGAGCCAGTTTTTGAGTCTGCTCAAGATGTACTTAAACGCATTTTTGGCAACTCCTCTAGTGGATTTGGAAGTGAACTTGTTGGTGAAAAAGAGCGTCTGGAAAAGATAAATAAGGCAAAATTCAGACATCCTAAGAAGACAAGAATTATTGCGGTCTCTAATCAAAAAGGCGGGGTTGGGAAAACAACGTCTGCGGTTAATCTTGCTGCAGCTTTTGCTGAAGCAGGTTTGCGGATACTCGTTATTGATATGGATCCACAAGGTAATGCATCGACTGCATTGGGTGTTTCGCATGGCTCCGATGACATTACAGTCTACGATGTGATCGAAGGCCAGGCTGATATGTCTGAAGCGGTACAGAAATGTCCGGATCTAAAAAAACTGGATGTTATCCCTTCAAGCATTGATCTTAGCGGGGCTGAACTTGAGATTGTCGATATGGAGAATAGGACAGATCTTCTTAAAATTCAATTGAAAAAATATCTCAATTCATGCGACAAACCATATGACTATGTCATTATTGATTGTGCTCCCAGCCTGGGTCTATTGGTTCTAAATGCATTGTGCGCAGCCCATGAAGTTTTGATTCCAATACAGGCAGAATACTATGCGCTTGAAGGACTTGGGCAGCTTTTACATACCATACAGCTGGTTCAGAGGTCCCTGAATAAAGGCCTTATTATTTCCAGTATGTTGGTTACCATGTTTGATAAACGTACACTATTAAGTAAAGAAGTTTATGACCAAATAAAAGAACATTATAAAGATATTGTTCTTAATACTACTATCCCCCGCTCCGTGAGGATATCTGAAGCTCCAAGTTTCAATCAAAGTGTAATTACATATGATAAAAGAGGTAATGGAGCGATTGCTTATCGTGAAGCTGCACTTGAAATTAATAAGCGGTCTCGTAATGTATTAGAAATGTTGGATCAGAAAGGAATCGAATAA
- a CDS encoding 16S rRNA (guanine(527)-N(7))-methyltransferase RsmG, which yields MTDQLDHSPIISEVFGDAAGKMELFHKKLEDEGLIRGLIGPRDGDIIWERHILNSAALVPFIKEMLPDPETDRQVTIGDVGTGGGFPGIVLAACFPAVSFDLIEPMERRCEWLAEMVDMLQLTNATVVRARTEELISKKKEFSRTSGGHVDSSRANAGRRGRKPGSRQAQSEHFNGYDIVTCRAVAPMTKLAGMTLPLLKKSGRLIALKGKSAAAELEKARKELKKNGAVSTRVCQAPVAPQLEPTHVVIVQVR from the coding sequence GTGACAGATCAACTAGACCACTCCCCGATTATTTCAGAAGTTTTTGGGGACGCTGCTGGGAAGATGGAACTTTTCCACAAAAAACTGGAAGATGAAGGTCTGATTCGTGGACTTATTGGCCCCAGAGATGGTGATATTATATGGGAACGGCATATTCTGAATTCTGCTGCGCTTGTGCCTTTTATTAAGGAAATGCTTCCTGACCCGGAAACCGATCGCCAAGTAACTATTGGTGACGTTGGTACTGGGGGCGGATTTCCAGGGATCGTGTTGGCAGCCTGCTTCCCGGCGGTTTCTTTTGATCTGATAGAGCCCATGGAGCGTCGGTGTGAGTGGCTGGCTGAAATGGTTGATATGCTTCAGCTGACTAATGCTACGGTTGTCAGGGCTAGGACTGAGGAACTTATATCGAAAAAAAAGGAATTTTCCCGTACCAGCGGGGGACATGTTGACTCTAGCCGTGCCAATGCTGGCCGCAGAGGGCGGAAGCCCGGGTCTCGTCAAGCTCAGTCAGAGCATTTCAATGGATATGATATTGTTACCTGCCGGGCTGTGGCGCCTATGACTAAGTTAGCTGGTATGACCCTACCTTTGCTTAAGAAATCTGGGAGATTGATTGCCCTGAAGGGGAAGTCTGCCGCTGCTGAATTGGAAAAAGCACGGAAAGAACTCAAGAAAAATGGTGCTGTTTCTACTCGCGTGTGTCAGGCCCCTGTAGCTCCCCAGCTGGAACCCACTCATGTAGTAATTGTTCAGGTTCGTTGA